A region from the Lolium perenne isolate Kyuss_39 chromosome 4, Kyuss_2.0, whole genome shotgun sequence genome encodes:
- the LOC127347812 gene encoding uncharacterized protein has translation MIHRTKTNGQRATSPVDQDIPLENAYEESRRQNILQNKIIAAKLGILWNGTKSPHPKSLPRFFTRVMCRQKDDSVGQLLKKQLATAHVPNKDSERASDADIGRKEAGFGPIVLASNHLRGRLGSAHLDPPELNIKEKQVTAHVPAKQHCSTDVQSSSDANVCRNKTKGCGNGEAKIRRLQKDLDDYG, from the exons atgatccaccgaaccaaaacgaacggccaacgcgccacctccccagtcgaccaag atattcccctcgagaatgcctacgaagaatctcggaggcaaaatatcttgcagaataagataattgcagccaagctcggcatactgtggaatgggacaaaatcaccgcaccccaagtcgttgccgagatttttcacccgtgtgatgtgccgccaaaaggacgattccgtggggcagctgctgaagaag cagctagccactgctcatgttcctaacaaagacagtgagcgcgccagtgatgcagacattggtagaaaggaggcgggatttggtcctattgttctagcaagcaatcatttgaggggccgcctaggatcagcacatctggatcctcctgagctcaacattaaggag aagcaagtgactgctcatgtccctgccaagcagcattgtagcacagatgtccagagttccagtgatgcaaacgtttgtaggaacaaaacaaaaggatgtggcaatggggaagctaagattaggcgtcttcaaaaggacttggat